In a single window of the Paenibacillus sp. MMS20-IR301 genome:
- a CDS encoding alpha/beta hydrolase — MGLHVQEYGDSNAGIMLLFLHGGGVSGWMWEKQVQYFSSSYCVVPDLPGHGRSDGADFTIQGRKEKAVMRKSAADLVLRNPKCTLVIIPGTGHGVSLALPELFNRMVEAWIHNAGLPEDFIETKPQSP, encoded by the coding sequence ATGGGCTTGCACGTACAGGAATACGGGGACAGCAATGCCGGGATAATGCTGCTGTTTCTGCATGGCGGCGGAGTGAGCGGGTGGATGTGGGAGAAGCAGGTACAATATTTCTCTTCCAGTTATTGTGTGGTTCCGGATTTGCCGGGGCATGGGCGCAGTGATGGGGCTGATTTCACGATTCAGGGCCGGAAAGAAAAAGCGGTTATGCGGAAATCTGCCGCCGATCTTGTGCTTAGAAACCCCAAGTGCACTCTTGTGATTATCCCCGGAACCGGACACGGAGTTTCTTTAGCGTTGCCGGAGCTCTTTAACCGGATGGTTGAAGCATGGATACATAATGCCGGGTTACCGGAAGATTTTATCGAAACAAAGCCTCAATCCCCTTAA
- a CDS encoding NUDIX domain-containing protein yields MNKEILTTFDEQGHVTGTAPRDEVHRLGLWHETFHCWFVGKDDSGLTVYLQLRSTQKRDYAGLLDITAAGHLTAGETVQDGVREVQEELGLALAFDELKPLGIIPYCMDTAGFLDRERANVFIYENRYALEDFVLQQEEVAGIVQASFSSFRSLITGAADTLRIQGFRITADGERVIIDEQAGFTRFVPHEQAYYLQVIKGIEALFR; encoded by the coding sequence ATGAATAAAGAAATACTGACAACGTTTGATGAGCAGGGCCATGTTACCGGCACCGCTCCCCGTGATGAGGTACACCGCCTGGGTCTTTGGCACGAGACCTTTCACTGCTGGTTTGTGGGCAAGGATGACAGCGGGCTGACCGTCTATTTGCAGCTGCGCAGCACTCAGAAAAGGGATTACGCCGGGCTGCTCGACATCACTGCCGCCGGGCATCTGACGGCGGGTGAAACGGTGCAGGACGGTGTCCGCGAGGTGCAGGAGGAGTTAGGCCTTGCGCTAGCTTTTGACGAGTTGAAGCCGCTGGGAATCATCCCCTACTGCATGGATACCGCCGGATTCCTGGACAGGGAACGGGCCAATGTCTTCATTTACGAGAACCGCTATGCCCTGGAGGATTTCGTCCTGCAGCAGGAAGAGGTTGCCGGAATCGTTCAGGCCAGCTTCAGCAGTTTCCGCAGTCTAATCACAGGTGCTGCAGATACCCTGCGCATTCAGGGCTTCCGGATTACCGCTGACGGTGAACGGGTGATCATCGACGAGCAGGCCGGCTTCACCCGGTTCGTCCCGCATGAGCAGGCTTATTATTTGCAGGTCATTAAGGGGATTGAGGCTTTGTTTCGATAA
- the kduD gene encoding 2-dehydro-3-deoxy-D-gluconate 5-dehydrogenase KduD has translation MSSLFSLAGKTAIVTGAAQGLGQGIALAFAEAGADVISASLNTSDETVAAAEAFGVKALSIATDLSDHSKLQGMFDEAVAFTGKVDILVNCAGMIRRTPAKDHSEKDWFDVINLNQNTVFLLSQIAGRHFLERGNGKIINICSMLSYQGGINVPGYTASKHAVAGLTKAFANEWAGSGLNINAIAPGYMATENTAPIRADQNRSDSILDRIPAGRWGTAEDVKGPAVFLASAASDYLNGHILNVDGGWLAR, from the coding sequence ATGTCATCATTATTCAGTCTGGCAGGTAAAACAGCAATCGTAACAGGTGCGGCTCAGGGTCTTGGACAAGGGATCGCCCTTGCCTTCGCAGAAGCAGGTGCAGATGTAATCTCGGCTTCCCTTAATACAAGTGATGAAACTGTAGCAGCTGCTGAAGCTTTTGGCGTAAAAGCGCTCAGCATTGCTACTGATCTTAGCGATCACAGCAAGCTGCAAGGCATGTTCGACGAAGCGGTAGCCTTCACCGGCAAAGTAGACATCCTTGTTAACTGTGCGGGTATGATCCGCCGTACGCCAGCTAAAGACCACAGCGAAAAAGACTGGTTCGACGTAATCAACCTCAACCAGAACACTGTATTCCTGCTGTCCCAGATTGCCGGCCGCCACTTCCTCGAAAGAGGCAACGGTAAAATCATCAATATCTGCTCCATGCTCTCCTACCAGGGCGGCATCAACGTTCCAGGCTACACTGCAAGTAAACATGCTGTAGCAGGCCTGACCAAAGCATTCGCGAACGAATGGGCAGGTTCCGGCCTGAACATCAACGCCATTGCTCCAGGCTACATGGCAACTGAGAACACAGCTCCAATCCGTGCCGACCAGAACCGTTCCGACTCCATCCTTGACCGGATTCCTGCCGGACGCTGGGGTACTGCTGAAGATGTTAAGGGCCCTGCTGTATTCCTGGCTTCCGCAGCCTCTGACTACCTGAACGGCCACATTCTGAATGTGGACGGCGGCTGGCTGGCCAGATAA